The following are encoded together in the Pieris napi chromosome 17, ilPieNapi1.2, whole genome shotgun sequence genome:
- the LOC125057804 gene encoding mitochondrial inner membrane protease subunit 1 — MGFTNILGKTLGFAGYALQYACITHCTFEYVGDFVMCSGPSMEPTLETNNILFTEHITPRMQRLRRGDIIIAKCPTNPKQNICKRITGLPGDKVKGHFMRSQYVPRGHVWLEGDNSSNSSDSRIYGAVPQGLIRSRVVCRVWPLDKMSTLTQV; from the exons atgggTTTTACAAATATCTTAGGAAAGACATTAGGATTTGCTGGTTATGCTTTACAATATGCTTGTATTACACACTGCACTTTTGAATATGTGGGTGATTTTGTAATG TGCTCAGGTCCATCAATGGAACCAACTTTGGAGACCaacaacatattatttacTGAACATATAACACCTCGAATGCAAAGGTTACGTCGTGGGGACATAATTATAGCAAAGTGCCCCACAAATCCAAAGCAAAATATATGCAAACGAATTACAGGACTTCCTGGTGACAAAGTAAAGGGCCATTTTATGAGAAGTCAGTATGTGCCCAGAGGTCATGTATGGCTGGAAGGAGACAATTCTAGTAATTCTTCAGATTCAAGAATTTATGGAGCTGTTCCTCAAGGCTTAATACGCAGTCGAGTAGTATGCAGAGTTTGGCCATTAGATAAAATGAGTACTCTGACTCAAGTGTAG
- the LOC125057727 gene encoding zinc/cadmium resistance protein isoform X1, with protein MGKYTGKKCRLLSMLWLTGSFFIVELVVGYVTNSMALVADSFHMLSDVAALVIAFLSVKMSPKKWSKNTFGWARAEVLGALVNAVFLVALCFSITVEAVQRFINIETIHNAKLLVAVGTLGLVLNIVGLFLFHEHGSSHGHTHGGVPPPSNVRHLTELVNSNADMALGHATTDNEETDEMVPPKVDKLPKKQAPKSTDPGHLNMKGVFLHVLSDALGSIIVVISALVVWLTEWEYRFYIDPALSIVLVLLILTSVWPLLRESALILLQTVPTHIQVDAIQRRLLDEVDGVLAVHEFHVWQLAGDRIIASAHIRCRNLSEYMKIAEKVKEFFHNEGIHSTTIQPEFVELPLDGNEMVSSSAEAPCALHCPVNDSCHNATCCGPNQQKQSTPSPTVTPVCRQRNMGSRTESLNSNLGTGNQANPSARNLDALECGSLLPSPMGENRLAV; from the exons ATGGGAAAGTATACAGGAAAGAAATGCCGTTTATTATCTATGTTATGGCTAACAGGAAGCTTTTTCATAGTGGAATTAGTTGTTGGATATGTTACAAATTCCATGGCATTGGTAGCAGACTCCTTTCACATGTTGAGTGATGTTGCGGCCCTTGTTATAGCTTTTCTCTCAGTAAAG ATGTCGCCGAAGAAATGGTCAAAGAACACATTCGGATGGGCGCGCGCTGAAGTACTTGGTGCCTTAGTTAATGCAGTCTTCCTTGTGGCATTGTGCTTCAGCATCACAGTGGAGGCTGTTCAGAGGTTTATCAATATTGAGACGATACACAATGCGAAACTATTGGTTGCTGTGGGTACATTGGGGCTGGTTTTGAATATCGTTGGGCTATTCCTGTTTCatg AACACGGCAGCAGTCATGGCCACACACACGGCGGTGTTCCACCTCCATCGAATGTCAGACACCTCACAGAGTTAGTGAATAGCAATGCAGACATGGCCCTTGGTCATGCGACCACAGATAATGAAGAGACAGATGAAATGGTTCCACCCAAAGTTGACAAACTACCGAAGAAGCAAGCGCCTAAGAGTACAGACCCGGGGCACTTGAATATGAAGGGTGTGTTTTTGCACGTGCTCTCCGATGCTTTAG GTTCAATAATAGTGGTTATATCGGCATTAGTTGTATGGTTGACTGAATGGGAGTACCGATTCTACATTGACCCAGCCCTTAGTATAgtgttagttttattaatacttaccTCAGTCTGGCCACTATTGAGGGAGTCCGCACTTATTTTGCTACAAACTGTACCAACACATATACAG GTGGACGCGATACAAAGGCGTCTGTTGGACGAGGTCGACGGTGTGTTGGCGGTGCATGAATTTCACGTGTGGCAGTTGGCTGGAGATAGGATTATTGCCAGTGCGCATATaag ATGTAGAAACTTATCAGAGTACATGAAGATAGCTGAAAAGGTGAAGGAATTCTTCCACAACGAGGGCATTCATTCGACAACAATACAGCCCGAGTTTGTGGAGTTACCCCTAGATGGAAATGag ATGGTCAGCTCGTCAGCGGAGGCTCCGTGCGCTTTACATTGCCCGGTTAACGACTCGTGCCATAACGCTACGTGCTGTGGCCCGAACCAACAG AAACAAAGTACACCATCGCCGACCGTCACTCCGGTGTGCCGGCAGAGGAATATGGGATCCCGAACGGAGTCCCTGAACTCAAATCTAGGTACAGGGAATCAGGCAAATCCGAGTGCAAGGAATTTAGACGCCTTAGAATGCGG GTCCCTTTTGCCATCACCTATGGGAGAGAACCGACTCGCAGTGTGA
- the LOC125057727 gene encoding zinc transporter 1 isoform X2, which translates to MGKYTGKKCRLLSMLWLTGSFFIVELVVGYVTNSMALVADSFHMLSDVAALVIAFLSVKMSPKKWSKNTFGWARAEVLGALVNAVFLVALCFSITVEAVQRFINIETIHNAKLLVAVGTLGLVLNIVGLFLFHEHGSSHGHTHGGVPPPSNVRHLTELVNSNADMALGHATTDNEETDEMVPPKVDKLPKKQAPKSTDPGHLNMKGVFLHVLSDALGSIIVVISALVVWLTEWEYRFYIDPALSIVLVLLILTSVWPLLRESALILLQTVPTHIQVDAIQRRLLDEVDGVLAVHEFHVWQLAGDRIIASAHIRCRNLSEYMKIAEKVKEFFHNEGIHSTTIQPEFVELPLDGNEMVSSSAEAPCALHCPVNDSCHNATCCGPNQQFYSLETIRVR; encoded by the exons ATGGGAAAGTATACAGGAAAGAAATGCCGTTTATTATCTATGTTATGGCTAACAGGAAGCTTTTTCATAGTGGAATTAGTTGTTGGATATGTTACAAATTCCATGGCATTGGTAGCAGACTCCTTTCACATGTTGAGTGATGTTGCGGCCCTTGTTATAGCTTTTCTCTCAGTAAAG ATGTCGCCGAAGAAATGGTCAAAGAACACATTCGGATGGGCGCGCGCTGAAGTACTTGGTGCCTTAGTTAATGCAGTCTTCCTTGTGGCATTGTGCTTCAGCATCACAGTGGAGGCTGTTCAGAGGTTTATCAATATTGAGACGATACACAATGCGAAACTATTGGTTGCTGTGGGTACATTGGGGCTGGTTTTGAATATCGTTGGGCTATTCCTGTTTCatg AACACGGCAGCAGTCATGGCCACACACACGGCGGTGTTCCACCTCCATCGAATGTCAGACACCTCACAGAGTTAGTGAATAGCAATGCAGACATGGCCCTTGGTCATGCGACCACAGATAATGAAGAGACAGATGAAATGGTTCCACCCAAAGTTGACAAACTACCGAAGAAGCAAGCGCCTAAGAGTACAGACCCGGGGCACTTGAATATGAAGGGTGTGTTTTTGCACGTGCTCTCCGATGCTTTAG GTTCAATAATAGTGGTTATATCGGCATTAGTTGTATGGTTGACTGAATGGGAGTACCGATTCTACATTGACCCAGCCCTTAGTATAgtgttagttttattaatacttaccTCAGTCTGGCCACTATTGAGGGAGTCCGCACTTATTTTGCTACAAACTGTACCAACACATATACAG GTGGACGCGATACAAAGGCGTCTGTTGGACGAGGTCGACGGTGTGTTGGCGGTGCATGAATTTCACGTGTGGCAGTTGGCTGGAGATAGGATTATTGCCAGTGCGCATATaag ATGTAGAAACTTATCAGAGTACATGAAGATAGCTGAAAAGGTGAAGGAATTCTTCCACAACGAGGGCATTCATTCGACAACAATACAGCCCGAGTTTGTGGAGTTACCCCTAGATGGAAATGag ATGGTCAGCTCGTCAGCGGAGGCTCCGTGCGCTTTACATTGCCCGGTTAACGACTCGTGCCATAACGCTACGTGCTGTGGCCCGAACCAACAG TTTTACAGTTTAGAAACAATAAGGGTTcggtaa